From the genome of bacterium, one region includes:
- a CDS encoding enoyl-CoA hydratase/isomerase family protein: protein MKKDFQAQNASSFDFQFIKYEKQGARATVTFNRPDKLNCVHYPMLKELCAAFDDVAFDDRVAVLILTGEGDRAFCTGADLQEQMQFLDRPQDYWKWMGAFIDAHDKLRNLGKPSIARLNGIVVGGGNEFNISCDLAIAADDIYIRQVGAAHGSVAAAGASQFLPIIVGDRRAREILFLCEEIPAAKALEWGLVNEVVSRAFLDEAVDTMATKIENKLPECVRYLKTQLNYWRDASWSQTINHARDWLGVHSSSPEVREAVLAFNEKRKPDYKKMRERLYKESQ from the coding sequence ATGAAAAAAGACTTTCAGGCGCAGAACGCATCGAGCTTCGATTTTCAATTCATCAAGTACGAAAAGCAGGGGGCGCGCGCCACGGTGACGTTCAACCGTCCCGACAAGCTCAATTGCGTGCACTACCCGATGCTGAAGGAACTCTGCGCCGCGTTTGACGACGTCGCGTTTGACGACCGCGTGGCGGTGTTGATTCTCACAGGCGAAGGCGACCGCGCGTTCTGCACGGGCGCGGACTTGCAGGAGCAAATGCAGTTCCTCGACCGGCCACAGGACTACTGGAAATGGATGGGCGCGTTCATTGATGCGCACGACAAGCTGCGCAATCTTGGCAAACCATCGATTGCGCGTTTGAACGGCATCGTGGTCGGCGGCGGCAATGAGTTTAACATCAGCTGCGATCTCGCGATTGCCGCCGATGATATTTACATTCGTCAGGTCGGCGCGGCGCATGGTTCCGTCGCTGCCGCGGGGGCGTCGCAATTTCTGCCGATCATCGTCGGCGACCGCCGCGCACGCGAGATTCTCTTCCTGTGTGAAGAGATTCCCGCCGCCAAGGCGCTCGAATGGGGTTTGGTCAATGAGGTTGTGTCGCGCGCCTTTCTCGATGAAGCCGTGGACACTATGGCCACCAAGATTGAAAACAAACTGCCCGAGTGCGTACGCTACCTGAAGACGCAGCTCAACTACTGGCGCGACGCGTCGTGGTCGCAGACCATCAATCACGCGCGCGACTGGCTGGGCGTTCACTCCAGTTCGCCCGAAGTCCGCGAAGCCGTGTTGGCCTTCAACGAAAAGCGCAAGCCGGACTATAAGAAGATGCGGGAACGGTTGTACAAGGAATCGCAATGA
- a CDS encoding enoyl-CoA hydratase/isomerase family protein yields MSTLHYLKLERDGHVATVFLHRPKQLNALCMALMDELITTLEMLDNDDEIRAIVLTGDERAFAAGADIMEMAGASANDMLARDQFTKWDRIRKLKKPLIAAVSGFALGGGCELMMHCDMVIASETAQFGQPEIKIGVMPGAGGTQRLTRSVGKARAMEMVLTGKFISAKQAEAWGLVNRVVPVEVYLSEAQKLAHEIAQMPPVAVRLAKEAVLKNYDSFLSGGLEFERKNFYLLFATEDQKEGMQAFIEKRSPKFTGK; encoded by the coding sequence ATGAGCACCTTGCATTACCTCAAACTCGAACGCGACGGACACGTCGCCACGGTCTTTCTGCACCGGCCCAAGCAGTTGAACGCGCTGTGCATGGCGCTGATGGATGAGCTCATCACCACGCTCGAAATGCTCGACAATGACGACGAAATTCGTGCCATTGTGCTGACCGGCGACGAGCGCGCGTTTGCGGCGGGCGCGGATATCATGGAAATGGCCGGAGCGAGCGCGAATGACATGCTCGCCCGCGACCAATTCACAAAATGGGACCGCATCCGCAAGCTCAAGAAGCCGCTCATCGCGGCGGTATCGGGCTTCGCGCTCGGCGGCGGCTGCGAGCTGATGATGCACTGCGACATGGTCATCGCGAGCGAAACCGCGCAGTTCGGTCAGCCGGAAATCAAGATCGGCGTCATGCCCGGCGCGGGCGGCACGCAGCGTCTGACGCGCAGCGTCGGCAAGGCACGCGCGATGGAGATGGTGCTGACCGGAAAATTCATCAGCGCTAAACAGGCCGAAGCATGGGGACTCGTCAACCGCGTCGTGCCCGTCGAAGTCTATCTGTCGGAAGCGCAAAAACTCGCGCACGAGATCGCGCAAATGCCGCCCGTCGCCGTGCGCCTCGCCAAAGAAGCCGTCCTGAAAAACTACGACTCCTTCCTCTCCGGCGGCCTCGAATTCGAGCGCAAGAATTTCTATTTACTGTTCGCCACTGAAGACCAAAAAGAGGGCATGCAAGCCTTTATCGAAAAACGCAGCCCGAAGTTCACGGGGAAATAG
- a CDS encoding EthD family reductase encodes MIHFVAFYKHPEDVAAFDKAYWETHIPLIKKVPGLQNVAAHKFWPGKEGPAPYYMMAVLSFADKDAFKAGMKSPEMAEAGANLMSFAKGFVEFQTTETVTGA; translated from the coding sequence ATGATTCACTTTGTTGCATTCTACAAGCATCCTGAAGATGTTGCAGCCTTTGACAAGGCCTACTGGGAGACGCACATTCCGCTGATCAAGAAAGTCCCCGGACTGCAAAACGTTGCCGCGCACAAGTTCTGGCCGGGCAAAGAGGGTCCTGCGCCGTATTACATGATGGCTGTGCTTTCGTTTGCGGATAAGGACGCCTTTAAAGCGGGCATGAAGTCGCCCGAGATGGCCGAAGCGGGCGCGAATTTGATGTCGTTCGCGAAGGGGTTCGTCGAATTTCAAACGACCGAGACGGTGACGGGCGCATGA
- a CDS encoding T9SS type A sorting domain-containing protein: MRILLIIILAIAATANAECMDSLWTQVSGTADSDHGGGITLGSDGNVVVAGYKSHTGITAGLGWVAMYDPATGAEIWSRTYSSGSNQQIFLDVERTSDGGYICGGWARKTTDNDQDYWIVRLNSAGDTLWSRKYGHELSNQGTCVAEAAGGFVIAGRAHTLPNGFGGTDWWILKVNSNGDSIWSQRMGNPDEDTCYDIVPALDDGHILGGRSILDSTGAGRMAQVNGGGIVLWDRLYEFAPSVQIHGILPIEAGYLACGAQQDWNANNKVMWMLVDEFGFLQWHQQFDVGAVGSAVGNSLLADGHGGYYIVGHAGRFTTTNNDIFALHISGCGDSLGLFWSSDSTGEEAARAVLTGAGQMVTAGGRVASGNQRDALVMAFSADTCNIPPCAFERVRPFDESMPDIEMPFPLNWTPSRDSDNDPVSYIFHIEHNYLAGAVYPTDTVVTDTFVHLQIDLPVLPLDEIFDFYWRVWATDGVDTVEATDGQGHFQLDITTDADEHLVHPSSFVLSAYPNPFNPTSTLSFTLAAPQEVSLALYDVQGRLAQQLVNGKMEAGSHDVTLDGRALTSGIYFARLNAGTQSRVAKLVLMK; encoded by the coding sequence ATGCGCATTCTACTTATCATCATATTGGCCATAGCGGCGACGGCAAATGCCGAGTGCATGGATTCGCTGTGGACTCAAGTCAGCGGCACGGCGGATAGCGATCACGGCGGCGGAATTACATTGGGCAGCGATGGCAATGTCGTTGTGGCAGGCTACAAATCACACACGGGCATCACCGCAGGCCTTGGTTGGGTCGCCATGTATGATCCGGCGACCGGTGCGGAAATCTGGTCACGCACGTATTCGAGCGGCAGCAATCAGCAGATATTTCTCGATGTCGAGAGAACATCCGACGGCGGTTACATATGCGGCGGCTGGGCACGCAAGACGACAGACAACGATCAGGACTATTGGATCGTCAGATTGAATAGCGCGGGGGATACGTTGTGGTCACGCAAGTACGGGCACGAGTTGTCGAATCAGGGCACGTGTGTTGCGGAGGCCGCTGGCGGTTTTGTTATCGCCGGGCGCGCGCACACTTTGCCGAACGGGTTCGGTGGGACGGACTGGTGGATTCTAAAAGTGAATAGCAATGGGGATAGCATCTGGTCACAGCGGATGGGCAACCCTGATGAAGATACGTGCTATGACATCGTGCCCGCGTTGGACGACGGCCATATTCTGGGTGGACGCTCTATTTTGGATTCCACAGGCGCTGGGCGCATGGCGCAGGTGAATGGCGGCGGTATTGTGCTGTGGGACAGGCTTTATGAATTCGCGCCAAGCGTTCAGATTCATGGCATTCTACCAATTGAAGCCGGTTATCTTGCGTGCGGCGCTCAACAGGATTGGAACGCCAACAACAAGGTGATGTGGATGCTCGTGGATGAGTTTGGCTTCCTGCAATGGCACCAGCAATTCGACGTTGGCGCGGTCGGCTCAGCAGTTGGAAACTCACTGCTTGCCGACGGCCATGGCGGCTACTATATCGTGGGTCACGCAGGCCGCTTCACGACGACGAACAACGATATTTTCGCGCTGCACATCTCGGGTTGCGGCGATAGTCTGGGGTTGTTCTGGAGCAGCGATTCAACGGGCGAAGAGGCCGCGCGCGCCGTATTGACAGGGGCCGGGCAGATGGTCACGGCGGGCGGGCGTGTGGCGTCGGGCAATCAGCGCGATGCGTTGGTAATGGCCTTCAGCGCCGACACGTGCAACATTCCGCCCTGCGCTTTCGAACGCGTGCGACCGTTCGACGAGTCCATGCCGGATATTGAAATGCCGTTCCCGCTGAACTGGACCCCTTCGCGTGATTCGGATAACGATCCCGTCAGCTATATCTTCCACATTGAGCACAACTATCTCGCAGGCGCCGTATATCCGACGGACACTGTGGTCACCGACACGTTTGTGCATTTGCAGATTGACCTTCCCGTCTTGCCGCTCGACGAGATTTTCGACTTCTATTGGCGTGTGTGGGCGACAGACGGCGTGGACACGGTAGAAGCTACAGACGGACAAGGACATTTTCAACTGGATATCACAACGGATGCCGATGAACATCTCGTTCATCCGTCATCCTTCGTGCTTTCCGCCTACCCCAATCCGTTCAACCCAACTTCGACACTGAGCTTCACGCTCGCCGCGCCGCAGGAAGTATCGCTGGCACTCTACGACGTGCAGGGCCGCTTGGCGCAACAACTCGTGAACGGAAAAATGGAAGCTGGATCGCATGACGTCACGTTGGATGGCAGGGCACTGACGAGCGGCATTTATTTCGCAAGATTGAACGCCGGGACGCAATCGCGGGTCGCCAAGCTCGTGCTGATGAAATAA